In a single window of the Blastopirellula retiformator genome:
- a CDS encoding transposase yields MGRPKRADEAGGIYHALNRGNSRAAIFDTPDDFDAFERILAEGLSRYPCQILAYQLMPNHWHLVVRPTLTVA; encoded by the coding sequence ATGGGTAGACCAAAGCGAGCCGACGAAGCGGGCGGCATTTATCATGCCTTGAATCGAGGCAACTCTCGGGCGGCGATCTTCGATACGCCGGACGATTTCGATGCGTTCGAGCGTATTTTGGCCGAGGGGCTGTCGCGGTACCCGTGTCAAATTTTAGCCTACCAACTGATGCCCAACCATTGGCATTTGGTCGTCCGTCCCACGCTGACTGTGGCATGA
- a CDS encoding MFS transporter, with protein sequence MTTSAEVADSGKTVQQYIDEAPIWSDGTATATTPLTPMQWRIWWLAAAGKFFEGLVVFMTGVALPLLAAQFELGPAAHGVVGAASLLGILIGATALGGLADRFGRKPIFILEMAIFTAFLVGVALSPNFWVLVVCLFGLGVALGCDYPTAHLVISECMPSNSRGKFVLGAFGFQAIGALAGAGIGFLILYENPHLDAWRWMYATAIVPAVIVTVARLTITESAHWLFARGKVEAAERETLRLLARTPAYPKEVALDLAKEQAEFAELEQAERGGGYAELFAAKNRRATILTSVPWFLQDLSTYGIGIFTPTILAAAVGSQKEHATKVADIVLNDMTAAKGAAVIDLLLIVGIVAAALLADRVGRIKLQIFGFVGCAGGLFLASLSVDMGDPTRLYLIFAGFMTFSFMTNLGPNAQTYLIAGEVFPTHIRGKGAGLSASFAKIGAVLTAFLFPILLADIGVRWLLYILIAASLLGAIVTWLTRIETAGVNLEEIGK encoded by the coding sequence ATGACGACTTCGGCGGAGGTTGCCGACAGCGGCAAGACGGTTCAGCAGTATATCGACGAGGCGCCGATCTGGTCGGACGGGACCGCGACGGCGACCACGCCGCTGACGCCGATGCAGTGGCGGATCTGGTGGTTGGCGGCCGCCGGCAAGTTCTTTGAAGGGCTGGTCGTCTTTATGACCGGCGTCGCGCTGCCGCTGCTGGCGGCGCAGTTTGAATTGGGGCCGGCCGCGCATGGCGTGGTCGGCGCGGCGTCTCTATTGGGGATCTTGATCGGGGCGACCGCTTTGGGCGGGCTGGCCGATCGATTCGGCCGCAAGCCGATCTTCATTTTAGAGATGGCGATCTTCACCGCGTTTCTGGTGGGTGTGGCGCTGAGCCCGAACTTTTGGGTGCTGGTCGTTTGCCTGTTTGGGCTGGGCGTGGCGCTGGGGTGCGACTATCCGACGGCTCACCTGGTGATTTCGGAATGCATGCCGAGCAATAGCCGCGGCAAGTTTGTGCTGGGCGCCTTTGGCTTTCAAGCGATCGGGGCGCTGGCCGGCGCCGGCATCGGCTTTTTGATTTTGTATGAGAACCCGCACTTGGACGCGTGGCGATGGATGTACGCGACGGCGATCGTGCCGGCGGTGATTGTGACCGTGGCTCGGCTGACGATCACCGAAAGCGCCCATTGGCTGTTTGCCCGGGGGAAGGTGGAAGCGGCCGAGCGGGAGACGCTGCGGCTATTGGCCCGGACGCCAGCGTATCCGAAAGAGGTGGCGCTCGACTTGGCGAAAGAACAGGCCGAGTTCGCCGAGTTGGAACAGGCGGAACGGGGCGGCGGCTACGCCGAGCTGTTTGCGGCGAAGAACCGCCGGGCAACGATTTTGACGTCGGTTCCTTGGTTCTTGCAGGACCTCAGCACCTACGGCATCGGGATCTTTACGCCGACGATTTTGGCGGCGGCGGTTGGCTCGCAGAAGGAACATGCGACCAAGGTGGCCGATATCGTGCTGAACGACATGACGGCCGCCAAGGGGGCCGCGGTGATCGACTTGCTGTTGATCGTGGGAATTGTGGCGGCGGCGCTGTTGGCCGATCGGGTCGGGCGAATCAAGCTGCAGATCTTCGGCTTTGTCGGCTGTGCGGGCGGGCTGTTTCTGGCGTCGCTGTCGGTCGACATGGGTGATCCGACGCGGCTCTACCTGATCTTCGCAGGCTTCATGACGTTCAGCTTTATGACCAACCTGGGGCCGAACGCGCAGACTTACCTGATCGCCGGCGAAGTCTTTCCGACCCACATCCGCGGCAAAGGCGCTGGGCTGTCGGCGTCGTTCGCCAAGATCGGCGCGGTGCTGACGGCGTTTCTGTTTCCGATCCTATTGGCCGACATCGGCGTGCGATGGTTGCTGTATATCTTGATCGCGGCGTCGCTGCTGGGCGCGATCGTCACCTGGCTGACCCGCATCGAAACGGCCGGGGTGAATTTGGAAGAGATTGGGAAGTGA
- a CDS encoding M28 family metallopeptidase: MRQANESTIDNAAIAARLTKHVDCLANLIGIRTLRHPAALTSTIGYITQQWIEMGYQVRQQTYDAGEGEATNLIVETSGSQRPEQIILLGAHYDSTPYTPGADDNASAVAVMLEVARLLKAHAPRRTLRYVAFACEEAPYFNLGAMGSQHHARTARAANEQILGMLCLEMVGYFRDDPNSQKIPDTMPKIFHPLFPTVGNFLAAVGNLSSWKLNWQFRRGFKQGSQLPLWSLNLPEKIHEIRRSDNSSFWDQGYPALMLTDTSFLRNPNYHQMTDTPDTLDYERMTEVALGVAAAVRRLGG, encoded by the coding sequence ATGCGACAAGCCAACGAATCGACAATCGACAATGCCGCTATCGCCGCGCGTCTGACCAAGCATGTCGATTGCCTGGCCAATCTGATCGGCATTCGCACCCTGCGTCATCCGGCGGCCCTGACGTCGACGATTGGTTACATCACGCAGCAATGGATCGAGATGGGCTATCAGGTGCGGCAGCAGACCTACGACGCCGGCGAGGGGGAAGCGACCAACTTGATCGTCGAAACCAGCGGCAGCCAGCGTCCGGAGCAGATCATCCTGCTTGGCGCCCACTATGACTCAACGCCCTATACGCCAGGCGCGGACGACAACGCCTCGGCGGTGGCGGTGATGCTGGAAGTGGCGCGACTGTTGAAAGCTCACGCGCCGCGGCGGACGCTGCGGTATGTGGCGTTCGCCTGCGAAGAGGCGCCCTATTTCAACCTGGGCGCGATGGGCAGTCAGCACCATGCGCGAACGGCCCGCGCGGCCAACGAGCAGATCCTCGGCATGCTTTGCCTAGAGATGGTCGGTTACTTTCGGGACGATCCCAACTCGCAAAAAATCCCCGACACGATGCCCAAGATCTTTCACCCGCTCTTTCCGACAGTCGGAAACTTCCTGGCGGCGGTCGGCAATCTGAGCAGTTGGAAGCTGAACTGGCAGTTCCGCCGCGGCTTCAAACAAGGCTCCCAGCTGCCACTCTGGTCGCTCAATCTGCCGGAGAAGATCCACGAGATCCGCCGCAGCGATAACAGTTCGTTCTGGGACCAAGGCTACCCGGCGCTGATGCTGACCGACACCAGCTTTTTGCGCAATCCCAACTATCACCAAATGACCGACACGCCCGACACGCTCGACTACGAGCGGATGACCGAGGTCGCCCTCGGCGTCGCCGCCGCGGTCCGCAGACTGGGCGGATAG